A section of the Thiovulum sp. ES genome encodes:
- a CDS encoding di-/tricarboxylate transporter (PFAM: Sodium:sulfate symporter transmembrane region~TIGRFAM: anion transporter) has protein sequence MKIFIAIFLGIFAYFLSLQTFSETQSILIGLLVLLVALWTNEGFHLGYVSLLPLILFPTFGVLEFSEVVPNYSKTIIFLFMGGFLLAMGLQKSGTHKKIANIVLGIFPKSFVGVLYALSITSGLMSGILSNTTVTILLVPIALYLSEKPEIQFRLVLAVAYGATIGGILTPIGTPPNLIFLGFAEEYGLQTPSFFEWIFNLLPLMIPMFLIMPLFLMIGVKNFQFSDEVGNDKKFNSEQKKVVAILLSLVFLLFLNSPIPPIYSGLGLNEKMLILGAGLLLFVPKVEILDWDDMKNFPYAIIFLFGASFSIATAFSKTGLALSITEKISFFAQFPIIFMLLAVLTLIIFATEITSNTALISIALPVIYTFLTQNGIENVEMILFAITIASSYAFMLPIATAPNAIAVSTGVVKISKMAKIGFFLNIIGLFLLLFVAKFIWM, from the coding sequence ATGAAGATTTTCATTGCAATTTTTCTAGGTATCTTCGCCTATTTTCTTTCACTACAAACTTTTTCGGAAACACAATCAATTTTAATTGGTCTTCTTGTTCTTTTGGTGGCACTTTGGACAAATGAAGGATTTCATCTCGGATATGTTTCACTTTTACCACTAATTCTCTTTCCAACTTTTGGAGTTTTAGAATTTTCTGAAGTTGTGCCAAACTACTCAAAAACGATTATTTTTCTATTTATGGGTGGATTTCTTTTGGCAATGGGTTTGCAAAAAAGCGGAACTCACAAAAAGATAGCAAATATTGTTTTGGGGATTTTCCCAAAATCATTTGTCGGAGTTTTATATGCACTCTCAATCACATCAGGATTAATGAGCGGAATTTTGTCAAATACGACGGTAACAATTTTGCTTGTTCCGATTGCACTCTATTTAAGTGAAAAGCCAGAAATACAATTTCGTCTTGTTTTGGCAGTTGCATACGGTGCGACAATTGGCGGTATTTTGACACCGATAGGAACTCCACCAAATCTTATCTTTTTAGGTTTTGCTGAAGAGTATGGTTTGCAAACCCCATCGTTTTTTGAGTGGATTTTTAATCTCTTACCGCTAATGATTCCAATGTTTTTAATAATGCCTCTTTTTCTAATGATTGGAGTAAAAAATTTTCAATTTAGCGATGAGGTCGGAAATGATAAAAAATTTAATAGCGAACAGAAAAAAGTTGTAGCAATTCTGCTTTCACTTGTCTTTTTGCTTTTTCTGAATTCTCCAATTCCTCCAATTTATAGCGGTTTAGGTTTGAATGAAAAAATGCTAATTCTTGGTGCGGGACTTTTACTTTTTGTTCCAAAAGTTGAAATTCTGGATTGGGACGACATGAAAAATTTTCCATATGCAATTATTTTTCTTTTTGGTGCTAGTTTCTCAATTGCGACGGCTTTTTCAAAAACAGGTTTGGCTCTTTCAATAACTGAAAAAATATCTTTCTTTGCTCAGTTTCCAATCATTTTTATGCTTCTTGCCGTCTTAACTCTTATTATTTTTGCGACAGAAATTACAAGTAACACGGCTCTGATTTCAATTGCCCTGCCTGTAATTTACACTTTTTTGACTCAAAATGGAATTGAAAATGTGGAGATGATTCTTTTTGCAATCACAATTGCTAGTAGTTATGCTTTTATGTTGCCAATTGCGACCGCACCAAATGCAATAGCTGTTTCAACTGGAGTTGTAAAAATAAGCAAAATGGCAAAAATTGGATTCTTCTTAAATATAATTGGACTCTTTTTATTGCTTTTTGTCGCAAAATTTATTTGGATGTAA